Proteins encoded by one window of Salicibibacter halophilus:
- a CDS encoding septation ring formation regulator EzrA gives MVYVFIGIVVAIALVVAYGVYNRRQIYQSVDNLDQRKGLIMSEPVAEEISRVKGLTISGETEEKFERWRGTWDEIVDQRLPEVEMYLFDIEEIANKYQFRRAKDKLVDADHYLTAIEDDISTIRQEVDQLVNSEEKNREEIEAATEKYKDVRSLLSRQWRSLGEAASLLEEKVKKCREELEAYDEETKSGNYMRAREHLLFLQETLEEAHGQIENVPKLLAEIDRDIPEQVREMRSNVREMEENAFSFRHFTVHEDLDEVDGMLSYLKQNVSALELKDVEDKLEQIKETLTQNASLLEREAEAKNEVETGVASLKERHENLLNALAELEEERSGVEINYQLPDGDKSKMESILKEVSDVEKEGQAFEDLQANQKHSYTDLRGKLENLNIRMTEIEDSINESLERLQDIRGDETRAMEQLKELRVWMTETQFKLQKSQLPAVPEALVDQLGHAGKELEKATAMLETVPLDMKAIQEALEQSHQGIEKASHTLSEAVDQANWAERLLQFGNRYRNQFAELPPILNDAENQFRNGYYEITINETTRALERLVPYAFSNLQTEWGKRTQRQMALDSVK, from the coding sequence ATGGTGTACGTTTTCATCGGAATCGTGGTAGCCATTGCTTTAGTGGTTGCATACGGCGTGTATAATCGACGGCAAATCTATCAAAGTGTAGACAATCTCGATCAACGAAAAGGGCTGATTATGAGCGAGCCCGTGGCTGAAGAAATCAGCCGGGTAAAAGGATTGACCATTTCCGGGGAAACGGAAGAAAAATTTGAGAGATGGCGCGGGACATGGGATGAAATTGTCGATCAGCGCCTTCCGGAAGTAGAAATGTATTTGTTTGATATCGAGGAAATTGCAAATAAATACCAATTTAGGCGCGCCAAAGACAAACTCGTGGATGCTGATCATTATTTAACCGCGATTGAAGACGATATTTCCACGATACGGCAAGAAGTTGACCAGCTTGTGAATAGTGAAGAAAAGAACCGCGAGGAAATCGAAGCGGCTACCGAAAAATACAAGGACGTTCGTTCTTTGCTCTCCCGACAATGGCGGTCGTTAGGCGAAGCCGCGTCTCTGTTGGAAGAAAAAGTAAAAAAATGCCGCGAAGAATTAGAGGCATACGACGAAGAGACGAAAAGCGGAAATTACATGCGCGCGCGCGAGCACTTGTTATTTTTACAAGAAACGTTAGAGGAAGCACATGGCCAAATCGAAAACGTACCCAAATTATTGGCAGAAATTGACCGCGACATTCCGGAGCAAGTGAGGGAAATGCGGTCGAATGTGCGTGAAATGGAAGAGAATGCGTTTTCTTTTCGGCATTTTACTGTTCATGAAGATCTCGATGAAGTCGATGGAATGCTGAGCTATTTGAAACAAAATGTTTCCGCATTGGAATTGAAAGATGTGGAAGACAAGCTTGAGCAAATCAAGGAAACCCTTACTCAAAATGCCTCGTTATTGGAGCGGGAAGCAGAGGCCAAGAATGAAGTGGAAACTGGAGTAGCGTCCTTGAAAGAACGCCATGAGAACCTTCTTAATGCACTTGCCGAGCTAGAGGAAGAACGCAGTGGTGTGGAAATAAACTACCAACTGCCGGACGGAGATAAATCGAAAATGGAATCGATCCTAAAAGAAGTTTCGGATGTAGAAAAAGAGGGACAGGCATTTGAAGATTTACAGGCAAATCAAAAGCATTCCTATACTGATTTACGGGGAAAACTGGAAAATTTGAATATTCGAATGACCGAAATCGAGGATAGCATAAACGAATCTTTAGAGCGGTTGCAAGACATACGCGGCGATGAAACACGAGCGATGGAACAGTTAAAGGAATTGCGCGTGTGGATGACGGAAACCCAGTTTAAACTGCAAAAAAGCCAGCTTCCGGCGGTTCCGGAAGCGCTTGTGGATCAACTCGGCCATGCCGGAAAAGAACTTGAAAAAGCAACGGCCATGCTGGAAACGGTCCCCCTTGACATGAAAGCCATACAAGAGGCGCTGGAACAAAGCCATCAAGGAATCGAGAAAGCATCCCATACGCTGAGCGAAGCGGTCGATCAAGCGAATTGGGCAGAGCGCTTGTTGCAATTCGGGAATCGATACCGCAATCAATTTGCAGAGTTACCCCCAATCCTTAACGATGCGGAGAATCAATTCAGAAATGGTTACTATGAGATCACGATAAATGAAACGACGAGAGCATTAGAGCGACTCGTGCCGTACGCATTCAGCAATCTGCAAACGGAATGGGGAAAACGCACCCAGCGGCAAATGGCACTGGATTCCGTTAAGTAA
- the hisJ gene encoding histidinol-phosphatase HisJ, producing the protein MEKIHDDGHVHTPFCPHGSHASLEQYIEQAITLGYKRISFCEHAPLPAGFPDPTPNKDSGMPHADLEAYIKDIQDVRKRYKNDITIFTGLEIDFIEGFEAETKAFLDAYGPALDDAILSVHFIYARDAYGLLDYSAETFEALAKKAGGVDQLVRRYYETVLRSISSDLGKYKPRRLGHVSLIRKFRKAFDLPSDERWLEAVLGETRKAGFSLDINGAGVVKPLCGEPYPPVAIIEKAERMGVPLVYGSDAHHPDGLGQGRGMLPKVKLDMPG; encoded by the coding sequence ATGGAAAAAATCCACGATGATGGGCATGTCCATACCCCTTTTTGCCCACATGGAAGCCATGCATCATTGGAGCAATATATTGAACAGGCCATCACACTTGGATATAAAAGGATCAGTTTCTGCGAACACGCCCCTCTCCCGGCAGGTTTTCCCGACCCGACGCCGAACAAAGACAGCGGAATGCCGCACGCTGATCTAGAGGCGTATATCAAAGACATTCAAGACGTGCGCAAGCGTTATAAAAACGACATCACGATTTTTACCGGTTTGGAAATTGATTTTATTGAAGGGTTTGAGGCAGAGACAAAGGCTTTTCTTGATGCATACGGACCAGCCCTCGATGATGCGATTCTTTCGGTGCATTTTATTTACGCGCGGGACGCGTACGGTCTGCTGGATTATAGCGCAGAAACTTTCGAGGCCTTGGCAAAAAAAGCGGGTGGAGTCGACCAGCTCGTTCGCCGATACTATGAAACGGTGCTGCGCTCGATTTCATCCGACCTTGGAAAATATAAACCTCGCCGTCTCGGCCATGTAAGCCTGATCCGTAAATTCCGGAAAGCATTTGATCTCCCAAGTGATGAACGCTGGCTTGAAGCTGTATTGGGCGAGACAAGAAAAGCAGGATTTTCCTTGGATATCAACGGCGCCGGTGTCGTCAAACCTTTGTGCGGGGAACCTTACCCGCCGGTTGCTATCATTGAAAAAGCCGAACGGATGGGGGTTCCACTCGTATACGGATCTGATGCCCACCACCCGGACGGCCTCGGGCAAGGAAGAGGTATGCTGCCTAAGGTAAAACTTGATATGCCGGGGTGA
- the refZ gene encoding forespore capture DNA-binding protein RefZ, translating to MAVNQGTKDKVAEAAIDLFMTKGYSGTSVRAIADRAGVNVALISYYFGGKKGMLENLINTYLEGYLKELEEASKQATGSFERLLAIIESALQFQQTHHRMARLVLRELTLDSILVREVMASYYMKEKHLFIQVLEAGKKEGAFKGMRKEWAILHLRGMVTMPFLHAQHIREVFHLEPSDRTFLYHYMKHVRQFVEVQICEPQPAPASLVV from the coding sequence ATGGCAGTAAATCAAGGCACGAAAGACAAGGTCGCCGAGGCAGCAATAGACTTGTTTATGACGAAAGGATACAGCGGAACGTCCGTGCGTGCAATTGCCGATCGTGCAGGGGTGAACGTTGCGCTCATCTCTTATTATTTTGGCGGAAAAAAAGGGATGTTGGAGAACTTGATTAATACGTATCTGGAAGGGTACCTCAAAGAGCTCGAAGAAGCTTCGAAACAGGCAACCGGAAGCTTTGAACGGCTCCTTGCGATCATCGAATCCGCGCTGCAGTTCCAGCAAACGCACCATCGGATGGCCAGGCTCGTTTTGCGGGAATTAACGCTCGATTCGATCCTTGTTCGCGAAGTGATGGCCAGTTATTATATGAAAGAAAAACATTTGTTTATACAAGTATTGGAAGCAGGAAAAAAAGAAGGCGCGTTCAAAGGCATGCGAAAAGAATGGGCGATTTTGCATTTGCGAGGCATGGTTACCATGCCGTTTTTGCACGCGCAACACATCCGTGAAGTTTTTCATTTGGAGCCCAGTGATCGCACATTTTTATATCATTATATGAAGCATGTGCGCCAGTTTGTGGAAGTGCAAATTTGCGAGCCGCAACCTGCCCCGGCCTCCCTTGTCGTTTAG